GACCAACCGATCGTGCCTTCTTGTTCGAGTTGGCTCATCAGGCGAGTGACAGTAACGCGCGTGGTTCCAAGAACCTCAGCAATGTCTTGATGGGTGAGGCGTAATTGAATTACTTTTCCGCGATCGCACTCGCAACCAAATTTATCAGCAAGCCATCCTAAAAATTGTTGCAGGCGATCGTAAATCTGTCCGTGGCGAATTCGCAATAATTCTTGCGTTTGGTGAAGATGAGCCAGCATCACTTGAGTTAAATTCTCAGTTTCGCTCAACGGCAAAGCCCGCGCATTCACATCAGTTAAGCATTCCACTTCGTAGGGCTGAATTTGAGCTAAAGGTAAACCCACAATATCTCCCGAACCCCAAAATCCTA
The Desertifilum tharense IPPAS B-1220 genome window above contains:
- a CDS encoding Crp/Fnr family transcriptional regulator, coding for MYNSQFTSSVPKLSVIRSFKRREALPLGKNALWQIQRGAVRAFTFAEDGTLIALGFWGSGDIVGLPLAQIQPYEVECLTDVNARALPLSETENLTQVMLAHLHQTQELLRIRHGQIYDRLQQFLGWLADKFGCECDRGKVIQLRLTHQDIAEVLGTTRVTVTRLMSQLEQEGTIGWSEPHWILWHPGVERF